Below is a genomic region from Gadus morhua chromosome 4, gadMor3.0, whole genome shotgun sequence.
ctttagcatttctggctggatctcatcaatccctggggctttgccactgcggagatgtttgactacctcagtgacctccaccagggaaattgacgacgaaacaccatcaacctcgagctctgcctccaacatagagggcgtgttattcggattcaggagttcctcaaagtgttccttccaacgtccgacgacctcctcagttgaggtcaacagagtcccatccttactgtacacagcttggatggttccccgtttccccctcctgaggtgccggatagtcttccagaaacactttggtgccgaccgaaagtccttctccatggcctctccgaacttctcccacacccgctgcttagcctccgacacggaagccgctgcagcccttcgagcctgtcggtaccctgcaaccgagtcaggagtcctccaggatatcatatcccggaaggcctccttcttcagtcggacggcctCCCTGACCACCgatgtccaccacggtgtccgagggttaccgccccttgaggagcctaagaccctgaggccacagctagccaccgcagcttcagcaatggaggctttgaacaccgcccactccggctcaatgcccccaacctccacaggaatgccagaaaagctccgccggaggtgtgagttgaagatacctaggacgggggcctcctccagacgttcccagttcacccgcactactcgtttgggcttaccaggtctatccggaaatttcccccattccctgatccaactcacaaccagatggtggtcggttgacaattccgcccctctctttacctgagtgtccaaaacatgcggcctcagatcagatgacacgatcacgaaatcgatcatcgatcttcggcctagggtactctggtaccaggtacacttatgagcacccttatgttcgaacatggtgtttgttatggataatccatgactagcacagaagtccaataacaaacgaccactcgggtttagatcagggaggccgttcctctccaggtgtctccatcgttgcccacgtgggcgttgaagtctcccagcagaactacggagtcccctactggagccccatacaggactccattcagggtctccaagaaggccgagtactctgagctgctgtttggtgcatacgcacaaacaacagtcagagttttcccccctacaacccttaggcgcagggaggcgaccctctcgtctaccggggtaaactccaacaccgcggcgctcagccggggatttatgagtatccccacacccgcccggcgcctcacgccctcggccactccggagaagaatagagtccaacccttatccaggagtatggtaccagagctgagactgtgcgtggaggtaagccccaccagatctaactgatagcgctccacctccctcacaagctccggttcctttccccacagcgaggtaaCGTTCCACGTCCctagagccagcttctgccgcccgggtctggtccgtcgagacccctgaccttcgctgtcacccatgtggctgcgcacccgaccccaacgggtcttcccacaggtggtgggcccatgggatgaagagagggggggtgccacgtagtttgttcgggctgtgcccgaccgggctccgtggcaaacccggccaccaggcgctcgccatcgagccctccttctgggcctggctccagacgggggccccgggcttcctccgggccgggtcacatctcctctttttccgttattcattggagttttttgaaccattcttagtctggcccctcacctgagaccactctgccatgagagaccctaccaggagcacaaggctccagacaacacagctctgaggttcacagggacacgcaaacctctccaccacgataaggtgacggttccaggagaggctaCCGCAACACACTCATTACAAATTAAACACATCGGTTTGGCGTTTGGATTCGGCggcaaaatgaataaatacttTTCAGTCCAGGCAGGGTTGAACCGACGGTTTTCAGTGTCCACTTAGCGTTTTTGAGTTGACAAAGCCATGTTAGATCAGATTAGACGACTCGCCTTCAATCACTTTCTTGACAGACCATGGACATATGAAACACAATGCGCGGAATTGAGGGTTGACTGATGCTAGGTTCCTGTTGCTAGGTTGCACTGAGTGTTGCAATAACAGTCTGTACTACTGTAGGAATTTCTGAAGGCAAggctcgattttttttttttttaacttttctaTTTGCTTTTTGCGGGACCACGGGCTGGGCCACTCGGAAGGGGCTTCTGGGCCGGatgtggcccgcgggccgccataTGAATAGGCCTGTCCTAGACCCTCGAGGAGTACAACTGGGGAAACGTAATCGTCTAAGACCTCGTCTTTACATAAACCCAGGTCCAAACTTTTTGTGGCACGTCGATTCATACGACAAACTTAAACCCTATGGCATATGTATTAATGGTGCTGTCGATGGATTTTCCCGTATGGTCATATGGCTACATGCTAACACCACAAGTAGCAATCCCCGTGTTATTTCTGACTACTTCCTCGATGAAGTGGAACCAGTTTTCTGAGAGATGCTACATTACCGGCTCAAGTAATCATAACCCAAAGGATTGAACATTGGTGGGGATTTTTAAGAAAACACCATGCACAATTCTGGATGAATATCTTTCAAGATTTGAAGGAGCAGGACCACTTCTCAGGGGACTTACTCGACAAAAATCGAATACAGTTCACATGTCTGGAAATAATTGAGGTAGCCTACTTTTCTTATTCactgattatttattttatggatattttcttttattaacAAATGTCTCTAATGCTTTAAAATGCCTGTCTGTTTAGCTAAGTAGTTGTTCTGTGTGTCACTTATCATTGAAAAGCACTTTGAGCTGTATTTCTTGTAATGTtctttacaaaaaaaaatatgttaggctattataggcctacatatctaGGCTATAGCAATAGTAGCCTAACCTATAATACTTCACTGTGCTATAGGCTAACCTCATAATTATTCGATCTGACTTAGGCTACATAGAACAGAACTAATATCCCCAGTTGTAGGCCAACATTGCACTGGTTTTTGGATGCTGGGATAGGCGTACCTCTCCTCTAAATACTGTTCAAACACAATTCTagtgttattatttttatttttttcctaaaatGCATTCTAGAGTGGCTTTGGCAGTCCTAATGGACAAATCTAGGAGTAGCTGTCTTCTAGTTAAAATATCCCTTTTTGTGTTTAAACTGACTTTCTTTCTGAGCTTTAGAGGATAGTAAGGGAAGAAATGTAGCAAAAAGACACCATCTTAATTTCTATAAATTCAAACCTTGTTCAAGCTTGTTCAGCTGAGCTTTTTAATAGAAGCACAGAATGACTGTTATATCCAGTCAACATGGGCTATTCGGGATGATGTGTGAGCTAAATGTTAATCATTCAAAAAAAAATTCCCCCAGAGGGAGCTGCAGGAAGTTGCGCATTTGTGGAACTGCCACAGAAATTGCCCCAGCAGGAATGCAGTTTGTCCAAGTGGACGACCACTAATGATGTACCGACTTCCCCACCTGTTTGGGACTACAGACCGCACCAGAGCAGTACTCCATCAGCAAATACAAGCTTGCAGAGAGGAATCCCTGCCAAGAGGCCCATATCCATGTGATGAGACTGTTTTTGACATTTGTTGCCTGGCAATGTCCGAAAATAATCGACCCATCCCCAGCCTACTAATTCAGAGGAGACAATCGAACATTACCTGTTTTTAAGAGCATACATCCACACCCACATTTAATAGTAAGTATAATGCTGCTGTAGAAAGAGTATTTATGTGAAGAGTTAGGATATCTGTAGAAAACCTATTTTTTGTTGCAATTTTTATCAAGTAAGTGATAAGTGATTTGAGTCATAATGCCATgtcctttgttttgtttcaggcTGTTCCCACAAAGACAGCTGACTTCAGATCTACCTGACTGCAGGACACTATAGCAGCATTGAACATGTTTACCTGTTATTTTCTGTCTTAAATGTGACTATTTGATCTCTGTATTGTTTCTTAGATTAATGATTTTGTAATCAGCATGTGTTCAGCTCGTAAAATGGGAGACCGAAATGTATTAAATCTATGCTCTATTTGTTATTATACATTAAAAACAATGTTGAAAGGCATGGGGCAAGTGTTTATAGCCTTGTATGTACAGCGCTTTGACTAATAATACAATTTATAGGTCAGCCAACAGCTGACCTAAAAATTACTACTCCTGATTTATAATTTGGTgttcacataaaaatatttagCAATTTCACTAAAGTGCAAATGATGTTTGATGACTAATGTCAGATCagattttttttgcactttgttTTAGACACAAAGATGGACTATTTAGAAATTGTTCAACTGTCTTTCAGCTAAAAAAAGTAAATCTGaaatttgtgttttatttactgAATCTACTGGCTCCTAACACAAAAGACAATTTAAACCAGTTGAAGACAAGATCACATTTAATAAATGGCATTTCAATTAACCAACATACAGTCagtacattttaaataatttaacaacTGACAGGGTTTGCCTTTGAACATTAATTATGTGACATACTGTCACAGccaatattaaaacaaaatctAACGTGGGCTGAACAATAATGCATAGTATAAAGTTAAACACATAATGCACTGCTGTATTCAACTTTTAAGAGCTGCAATGTGAGGGGCCAGCCACATGCCCTTTAAACCACCACGACAACAACATTTCCACTTCTGGGTTCCACTGAACAATTAACGCGTCAATATTCGAGGGGCTTTGGCACACCAAATGATGGAACAAGCATCCCGTACTGGTTCaactgctcctgcaggaagagagccacttgtagcaggtccgactgggcttttctcctgaacagtcccaatgacttcagatgtctgcacaatgttgacatacttatatcaatgccctcctcacttttaaggaacatcaatatttcccaatgcctcaacctgagcaggaaataaaatacgatagcgtcggatagcgtcatctttgccggccaatgacttcagatgtctgcgcaatgttgacatacttatattaatgccctcctcactttttAAGGAACATCTATATTTCCCAGAGCCTTAACCCGAGCAGGAGATAAAAtacgatagcgtcggatagcgtcatctttACCGGCCTGCAGCTAGCCAGCAACGTTATTGATGAATGAGAGGCGTGATCCTTTTCTCGTAAACAAGATCCTTATGTCGTAAATACGATATcttttctcgtaattacgagatccttatctcgtaaCTACGAGATATTATCTCGTACTTACGAGATCCTGAATGTGCTAAAGGCTAcattagctgtgaaacttttttttatttggtgaatgcTCAGTGCCACCGTACCTATCAATGTCAATCAATTCTATCAATTTTAATATAtctgaaaaacgtattttggTCGGTACATATTTCAGGACAAATGTGCAGTATAGCCCAAGCAGCCCTTTGAAAGGAGCGGAGAAGGTGATTAGGAAAGCAATATCTTCAACTTTAACACAATATTATATGTATTGTCAAAAGATAAACTCAACAAATGGAGCACAGTTCTGTTATGGCCACACTGCCTAATATATGTCGTTGTTAATAAGGAAATATTTACGAAGACATTATCGTCATAACTACATTGGACACATTGAGATAATATGTTAATTTCATTATAATAAAACTTGCAGAGCTAGCCTACATATTTTCTCTTGATGCATCAACTAATCTTTTTATTAGGGGAAGGAAGTCATacggtggttagtgaggtccccccttcactgtaaagcgtctttgagtgtctagaaaagcgctatataaattcaatccattattattattacacaacCAGCAAGGGTTAGCATGCAGGTAAGAGGTTTGTGGAGGAACAGTGTCACACATGAGCTCTTACAATGGTTAGTTATAACATTGTAGTTTTGGGCTTTTATTCTTTAACTTATATTGTTGCAGTTATACGTTAAGCACGGAATTTAGTCAATATTAAGATGTTTTTAATCAATGTGTAGGTAGTTTCATACAAAATGTAAAACCTTTTTACAAAGAAATTGTCATAAAGGTGCTAAAACTAAACTTGTGTCACACAGGAAGAATGCAAAAAGATCTTATCTTTTTATTAGTGGAAGGAAGTTATGCAACCAGTTAGCAGGACAGAGGCAGGTGGAGCAACAGGGCTACGGGTGAGGTCTTAAAATGGTTTAGTAGTTATAACAGTGTGGTAGACGGAGAAGAGTCGGAGATGTGAGTCGTCTCGATCATTTAGTAAAATACTGAAGGTGTGTCGATGTGTTTCACAGTTACCTAATAGAGTTACGCAAAATTGTGTTTATTATTCCTACACAGTTTGACTCAGTGAAGGGGAACTGTGGTTAGGATACACAATTGCAACATCCCTGTGAAGGTTGCAATTCAAACGTTGTGATTCTTGAGCGAGAGAAACAGCAGCCAATGTTTTAAGAACATTAAAGCAAACATTTTCGacataacaaaaaaaattcAATGTCTTGTCAAGCAGAAATGGTCCTCAATAAGAGTGTTGCATGGCTTATCCTGCTTCTCATTTTAAGTATTTAAAGACTTGAAATCAGTTGCCTTGACGATGATATAGAATGGTGGATTAGAAGGTTTCTGAGGCTATATATTATAACCCAACCTCATCTGATAACcatttcagaaaaaaataattcttTGCTTATTGTAAGAAATACAATGTTTGTCGTAGGCCTACACACCCTGAGAGGACAGAAAGTTAACCTTTAAGCACATTTTTACATCCACAATCATTGTTTAATATTAGGTGTGGACAACTCCTCTTACGGGAaggttattttttaaatctgtAAAAAAAACCCGATATGCTACAAATATAAAGGTTATTTAGTTAGTATGACAGTAGTTAGATGCTACTTAAAGCTTTTGTTGCACATGAAAGATGATTGGCTGTAATTATAAATTTTGTTCAGCTAGAAGAAGGAAGTAGGAACTATAGGATTTACTGATATATTGACCACGTCAACCCTGGGGGTGAGGCCCAAGACTCACTATAAATAGGCTGACAGAGCGACAGTCTTCGCAACACCTTCACATTGTTTTCAATGTACTTTAGCTTCCCCTGCCGAGGTAAGAGGACCTCTTTCCTATGCGGGACCTAGCGGGTCGGTGTGCATTAGGCTTGCATCGGCTTAACATTGATGTCTGATGTTTGGTATGTTTTGTCCACTTTTAGATGAACCAGCTTGTCTGTTTTGTGATGCTGGGCATCTGTGTGATGCAGGCCCATTCAAACCCATCAAGTAAGCGTTTAAACGATTACCTTTCAAAAATGTGACCTTTTTAATAAGTTTTGGTCTATTTTATTAAACTGTTGTAGCTGATGGTTTGGATTGTCcttaatttatgtttttttcttactAATACTTTTATCTGAAGGTCAAACTTATGGTTTATTTTCTTGATGATCTTGTATCTAAAGGTCTATCTTatggtttattttattaatgCTCTTGTATCTGAAGGGCTCTTATGGTTCATTATATCAATGCTATTGTATCTGAGGGACTATTTTATGGTTCATTATATTATTTCTCTTGTATCTCAAGGTCTGGGTCGTCCCTATCTTATGGAGTGCTTTGAAGAGGCCAAAAAACTGGTGGATGATGCTTACAAGTACTCGCGAGATGAgtgagtttgttgttgttgttgaatctTATTCGGTCTTAATGAGAATTTTATCAATCACCTTACTGAAAACGATACTGTAACAGGATCCTCCAATGTGTGCATTCAAGTCACTTTTCCATTTGTCTAATGATTCAActataaacacaacaaaaacgGTGATTGATAGAGAAAATACCTTCACGTAGCTGTTTCACTTTCCTAATTAACCTAATTAATTTGATGATAATCATCACGTTAGTACTATATGGGCCCCATCGTATCATAACCATGCCCCCCGCCCGTTCCCCTCCAGGAGTCTGAGCAGGGTTCGCAGAGAGGTCGTCTCTCCGGCGGACATCCTGCGCCTCATGAAGCAGCCGCGTGGAGCCTCCCGCTCGGCCGTGCGCTCGGCCGACTACATGGACCAGACCCTGCGCCTGCTGCACGACCGCGTCCACCGCGTGCACAAACGCTCGCTCAACGCCACAGGTCAGAGCGCACGCGCTACGTTGTTGTCGTTAGTGAGCATGCAGGAGTTTTATTGAGGGCAGGTAAAGTGGCGGAGAGGAGTCGGTGAGGTGTGGGTAACTCCGGGTGCGTTCATACATGATCTAAATGTGTACACTCATGCATGcgtgcacgcgcacatgcaTATCGACAAACACAGGCTtggtgcatgcacacactctcactctcctgcTCACTCActcgaacacatacacacgcagacagacacactcaaagaATCAATcacttgaaaacacacacacacagaaagacacacactcaatcaataacttcaaaacaatcacacagagacacacacaaacacacttaatcacatgaaaacacaaacagacacacacacactcaatcaatcACTTgaaaaacactcactcacttactcagtcactcactcatctGAACATCTACGCACTAAGTCACTCGACCAAACTCGCACACCTTTTTCTGAACCTATGTCTGCTGTTCTCCAGATCTGCTCCCTCGTGAAGACCTGGAGGTTCTCTCCAAGATCTCTGGATGTGCAGCCATGGTCAGCGATCCGCCCTGCCGCACCACTCAGAACCTGGACAAGTACAGGACCGCCACCAGCGTGTGCAACAACCTGTAAGAGCGACAATTACACTGTTATATTCCTGTCAGCTTTTGGTGTAGATCATGTGTCTACAGTTTCCCGTTATATTTTTACTTTGAAACAATgcaattaaaatatatacaaatgcaATTACCACCAACGATATGTGGACATAAGTGATAAAAAAGAGATTGTGAAAACTAGACGGTTGAAGTGTGTCAACTCATTACAGATCTTAAGACATCCCCCAACCACAAGTAACATGCGTGCACTtcaatggagggagagagggaagtttcaaagtaaaagtgttTCAACATGCTGTCAACAGGGCGAGTCCTCGCCTGGGGGCCTCCAACACCCCCTTCAAGCGGTTGCTTCCCGCTCAATACGACGACGGCGTCGCCTTGCCCAACGGCTGGGAGAGAAGCCGCCGCTTCAACAACTTCGTTCTCCCTCTGGTATGATGTTGTCGTCAGCCCATGCGGCAGTAAGATCCACGTGAGGCAAATACACACGTCTATCTACAACGAATTGTGTCCGTCCTCCATTAGGTCAGAGAGGTGTCCAATCGCATCCTGGCGACGCCAGACGAGGGCGTGGTCAACGACACTGAATTTTCCCACATGACGACCCTGTTCGGCCAGTGGAACGACCACGACCTCACCTTCACCCCCTTCTCCCCAAGCATCCGCTCCTTCAGCAACGGCCTCAACTGTGACGAGAGCTGCGAGCGCTCCGAGCCCTGCTTCCCAATTCAGGTATGGTACCCAGTCGGTACCATACCGACTGGTACCCAGTCGGTGACCTTTTATTGTGTAGTACGGTGAGCTTTTATTGTGTAGTACAATCTATATGTTTAGACAGTGACGCTGTGGTTTTCAATCACCGTCGTCATCTGAGCTCTTCTACACAGATCCCCCCCGGCGACCCCCGCTTGCCAACAGGCCCCGACAGCTGCATCCCGGTCTTCCGATCGGCGGCCGTTTGTGGAACCGGAAATTCGGCGTTCAATTTTGGCGGCGTGGCGAATAAGCGGGAGCAGATCAACACCCTGACGGCGTTCCTGGACCTGGGCCAGGTGTACGGCTCGGAGGAGCAGCTGGCGATGGACCTCCGCAACCTCACGACCGATGCGGGCCTCCTGCGCGTCAACGACAAGTTCAGGGACAACGGCCGGGAGCTGCTGCCGTTCAGCCCCCTGCTGCCCAAAATGTGCGCTACACGCCAGAGAGTCACAAACAACAGCAAGGCCGAGGAGGTGCCCTGTTTCCTTGCAGGTTGGCACAAATATGTATATCttcatgcaacacacacaaacacacgtctcTTTATATCGCTATACATCTGTCTTTACCTCCGTCTCTTATattgaaatatatttatatacaaataaaaatagtaTTTCTATCTCTTTATATACACCTCTCACACCATCACTGTCTGTCCATCTTGTTTCTATCTCTATATCATAGCTAGCAAACCGTATATAGACTCCCGACTAGTGTTGTGTCAATCGATTGTGTACGGCATGTGTCGGTTTCCAGGTGACGTTCGTGTCGATGAGAACATTGCCCTGACGTCCCTCCACACCCTGTTCATGCGAGAACACAACCGTCTGGCGCGTGAACTCAAGAAGCTAAACCCGCAGTGGGACGGTGAAACCCTCTACCAAGAGGCTCGTAAAATCATGGGCGCGTACACTCAGGCAAGCCCCACCCCTGCACCTCTTTATTCATATCCTCTTCTCTCACTCAACCCGATACATCCTCTATTGACCGTACCCCAtcttctcctcctactcctcctcctcttcgtacTCAGCATAGGTTgcaactcctccacctctcttttccctcatcctcatcctcctcctcaatacgtgtacttcctcctcctcctcaggtgtTTGTTTTCAGGGACTACCTGCCCCACATCGTGGGTGACGTGGCCATGTCCAGACTGCTGGGCCGCTACCCAGGCTACGACCCCAACGTGGACCCCAGCATCGCCAATGTGTTCGCCACCGCCGCCTACCGCTTTGCCCACCTCGCCATCCAGCCCTTCCTAGCTCGCCTCGACCAAAACTACCGGGAGAACGCCCGCATCCCCAACGTGCCGCTCTTCAAGGCCTTCTTCACCCCCTGGAGGATCGTATTTGAAGGTGAGCGGAGGGGACACAAAGTGCTTGCAAGAAACATGAATTTAGAACGTGGTCGTTTTCTTCATTGTTGTTGGTTTGTTCTAGGCGGAATCGACCCCCTGATCCGAGGTCTTGCGGGCCGTCCTGCAAAACTGAACGCTAAGAAACCCGTGCTGGTGAACGCGTTGCGGGAGAGGCTCTTCCAGTTTGTCATGCACCTGGCTCTGGACCTTGGGTCGCTCAACATGCAGAGGGGCCGGGACCACGCCATCCCTGGTACCCATCCCCTAaaagcctctcctcctctcgtctgCTTCCTCTTTGCTCGCCTGATTCAACTTACCATTATTCAATTTATGACGCTACAAAGGCTATGCGATCTGATGGAAATCCACCTCTTTTACTCAACACGCTAGGCTACAACGCGTGGCGTAAGTTCTGTGGGCTGTCCCAGCCCGGCAACCAGGCAGAGCTGGCTCGGGTCCTTAACAACGCGGGCCTGGCGACAAGGCTCCTGCAGCTGTATGGAACACCAAGCAACATCGACGTGTGGCTGGGAGGCGTGGCAGAACCCTTGGTCCAGGGTGGCCGTGTGGGCCCTCTGTTCGCCTGCCTCATCGCCAACCAGTTCAAGAACATCCGCCAGGGAGACAGGTACGCATGCTGACATGTACTGACTGGATTGACGTTAGGGTGCAAAACCGACCCGGTTTGATCTAGATAAACTTTGGAGTATGATTGAATATGCAAGTTTGAGTTGAATTAAGAGGCAGGTGATTGAGGAGCAGGTACCGGGGTAGGGGTCTGTATGTGGAAATCATGGAGACCCACTTCAATACCCAGGCACGATCCATCTCATAACAACATTGAGTTCTGTTTGCCGTGAACAGGTTGTGGTACGAGAATCAGGGTGTGTTCAGCCCCAGCCAGAGGAATGTGCTGCGCACTGCCTCCCTGGCCAGGATCATCTGCGACAACACAGGCATCTCCAGTGTCCCCCGGGACCCCTTCAGCCTCCTCAGCGGTAGTAACCGTCTGGTCAGATGCTCCGATGTCACAAGCATGACCCTCTTGCCCTGGAGGGAGAGGCCCAACGATGAGCCAGCATCAGGTGATGAAGAGGGATGTGGTCAAAGGCCCGCTTTCACTTCAGAAAAAACATTCGCGCGCACATTTCATTGAATCCTCTAATGTTTTtaaaagccttgtttgtttttgcagGCACAAATGGAATTCTTGCAGCCATTGAAGCTGAggtaataattattaatatttccATATCGAGTTTTGGACAATATGCTTATTGATATGTTCAATTCCCATACATGCCCACAGATCCTTCCCCCCTTTCTTCTTAATAAACTGATGTGTAAATACTGAGGGAAGAAATATGACTCATACAAATTGTTATTATCTTGTTTGTATGCAGAGGACCAGGCTGTCTCAGGCCGAGCAGGACATCCTTGGCAGGATGGAGCCGAAGATGGAAGAGGACAATGAGGTGGTTATGTCTCACATCTCTGTAGGACAATAATGAGCTAGTTCAGGAATAAGGACGTGTGATCTTGTGAACAATTATCTGTGTTCCTATTGGTAATTGGAATGATTAGCTCCTGCATGCATTAGCTGTGAAATGAGGCATGGCGAATTATATTATAGAAATgttagacaggtcattaagatcTGTGACCTAATCTCCCTTTTGCACAGATTCACTCATGACTTTAAAAAGGATCAGCTGctgttttatgttatgttattttaatttaaattgtTTTATATCCTAGCTTTAAATCAGAAATGTGCAGAAATTGCAGATAGAGCCAGTACATGAACATCTGACACGTGATCAAGCAGTTCCTCTATACCTTCTGcttgttttttcctcctttgaAGGTGACCCGGGTGGCATAAGAGGTGAACCTGGCCATTGAAAGAAAGAATTCTAATCAATGCAACCCGTTTACTGTCTTTACCTTCTTGACTTAATGGTGAATTCTTGTCATTCACCATTCAACA
It encodes:
- the LOC115542732 gene encoding eosinophil peroxidase, with amino-acid sequence MNQLVCFVMLGICVMQAHSNPSSLGRPYLMECFEEAKKLVDDAYKYSRDESLSRVRREVVSPADILRLMKQPRGASRSAVRSADYMDQTLRLLHDRVHRVHKRSLNATDLLPREDLEVLSKISGCAAMVSDPPCRTTQNLDKYRTATSVCNNLASPRLGASNTPFKRLLPAQYDDGVALPNGWERSRRFNNFVLPLVREVSNRILATPDEGVVNDTEFSHMTTLFGQWNDHDLTFTPFSPSIRSFSNGLNCDESCERSEPCFPIQIPPGDPRLPTGPDSCIPVFRSAAVCGTGNSAFNFGGVANKREQINTLTAFLDLGQVYGSEEQLAMDLRNLTTDAGLLRVNDKFRDNGRELLPFSPLLPKMCATRQRVTNNSKAEEVPCFLAGDVRVDENIALTSLHTLFMREHNRLARELKKLNPQWDGETLYQEARKIMGAYTQVFVFRDYLPHIVGDVAMSRLLGRYPGYDPNVDPSIANVFATAAYRFAHLAIQPFLARLDQNYRENARIPNVPLFKAFFTPWRIVFEGGIDPLIRGLAGRPAKLNAKKPVLVNALRERLFQFVMHLALDLGSLNMQRGRDHAIPGYNAWRKFCGLSQPGNQAELARVLNNAGLATRLLQLYGTPSNIDVWLGGVAEPLVQGGRVGPLFACLIANQFKNIRQGDRLWYENQGVFSPSQRNVLRTASLARIICDNTGISSVPRDPFSLLSGSNRLVRCSDVTSMTLLPWRERPNDEPASGTNGILAAIEAERTRLSQAEQDILGRMEPKMEEDNEVTRVA